One genomic segment of Theobroma cacao cultivar B97-61/B2 chromosome 6, Criollo_cocoa_genome_V2, whole genome shotgun sequence includes these proteins:
- the LOC18595255 gene encoding methyl-CpG-binding domain-containing protein 11 has translation MESLEVISVELPAPASWKKMYFPKKVGSPRKTEIMFVAPTGEEINNRKQLEQYLKSHPGNPPIAEFDWGTGETPRRSARISEKAKATPTPEKEPPKKRGRRSLSAKKENKETEAVPEKAEGEKGSEKQDTQATVKETAEGEKEKDGEVKQVENGGKTKAADLTGDSDAKMEEPGEEEAGKDVKIPDTAKDDKKGEAAGTAENPTSMEFQEKPAEACCTDGTPTEEEKVEAPIEKVPQTQAEKENGTCEKQSENPETVTMEANGGVEKENPYGATFVPEGEAKEKQGVLEVSGKCNVQVEEKGKAVDGELIENGKVGQTDAPQPPGPAAISC, from the exons ATGGAGAGTTTGGAGGTTATTTCTGTTGAGCTTCCAGCACCTGCTTCTTGGAAGAAAATg TATTTTCCCAAGAAAGTTGGTTCACCAAGGAAGACTGAGATCATGTTCGTTGCACCAACTGGGGAGGAGATTAATAACAGAAAACAGTTGGAGCAGTATCTAAAATCACACCCAGGTAATCCTCCCATTGCAGAGTTTGATTGGGGTACTGGTGAGACCCCTAGAAGATCAGCAAGGATCAGTGAAAAAGCTAAGGCTACTCCAACACCAGAGAAGGAACCCCCAAAGAAGCGAGGCCGAAGATCATTGAGTGCAAAGAAGGAAAACAAGGAAACAGAGGCTGTTCCTGAAAAAGCTGAGGGTGAGAAAGGAAGTGAAAAGCAAGATACTCAAGCCACTGTGAAGGAAACTGCAGAAggtgaaaaggaaaaagatggGGAGGTAAAACAGGTTGAGAATGGAGGTAAAACAAAAGCAGCTGACCTGACTGGGGACAGTGATGCCAAGATGGAGGAACCTGGGGAAGAAGAAGCTGGTAAAGATGTTAAGATACCAGATACTGCAAAGGATGACAAAAAGGGCGAAGCTGCTGGTACTGCAGAAAACCCAACGTCAatggaatttcaagagaaaccTGCAGAAGCTTGTTGCACTGATGGAACTCCaactgaagaagaaaaggtcGAAGCCCCTATTGAAAAGGTGCCACAAACTCAGGCAGAGAAAGAGAATGGTACATGTGAGAAACAATCTGAAAACCCTGAAACTGTGACAATGGAAGCTAACGGGGGAGTAGAGAAAGAGAATCCATATGGAGCAACCTTTGTACCTGAGGGAGAGGCTAAAGAGAAACAAGGTGTACTGGAGGTTTCTGGCAAGTGTAATGTTCAGGTAGAGGAGAAAGGCAAGGCAGTGGATGGGGAGTTGATTGAAAATGGTAAGGTTGGGCAAACTGATGCCCCACAGCCTCCGGGACCTGCTGCCATAAGCTGCTAA
- the LOC18595254 gene encoding G-type lectin S-receptor-like serine/threonine-protein kinase SD2-5, whose product MGLFKARILCFCLLLAFKVCIAVDQRVGKIYPGFRASQMQWVEHDGRFLLSKNKIFGFGFYTGLDPQSFVLVIIHLQTSQVVWTANRGGLLVDKSDKFVFDDNGNVYLERKDKVAWATNTTGKRATAMELLDSGNLVLHGDNGRTLWQSFSYPTDTLLSNQEFVEGMSLKSFPRNCKSDYLEFKSGDLVLYTGFQTPQTYWSLLDEIQKLSKNFTGKVHSARLVFNSWNFYDQNKVLLWQFNFSQNSDVNVTWAAKLGADGAIVFYNLRRSRVIAEATKIPQNPCDIPDYCPPLMVCYFETVCQCPKHLRVQNDCRQPVVSHCGSVDLLYVGQRLDYSVLQFVKPYLNSDIDACKKACLGNCSCAALFFENSTGKCFLFDHIAGLKRAELGSSGFVSYVKVSKNENGANNRHVIIIVIIVVATILVIAGLLYVGFCYYRKQKQLLECAQENLEEDNFLDSFSGMPVRYSYGELCKATKDFSTKVGQGGFGSVYRGVMPDGTPLAVKKLEGIGQGKKEFRAEVRIIGSIHHVHLVKLKGFCSEGVHRLLVYEFMGKGSLDKWIFKNSEESNILDWDTRFNIALGTAKGLAYLHEECELKIVHCDIKPENVLLDDHFNAKVSDFGLAKLMSREESLVYTTLRGTRGYLAPEWITNNPISEKSDVYSYGMVLLEIIGGRKSYDPGEISEKAYLPAFAFKTLEEGNLKEILDPKLDVNGNDERFVTAIKVALWCIQEEMRLRPPMTKVVQMLEGLCDVPQPPLSSLPGVRAYSGCLKWSSDGCSSSGQTEYNSDAYLSDVRLSGPR is encoded by the coding sequence ATGGGGTTGTTCAAAGCCAGAATCTTGTGCTTTTGTCTACTCCTTGCCTTCAAAGTCTGTATTGCTGTCGATCAACGTGTTGGCAAGATATATCCAGGATTCCGAGCATCTCAGATGCAATGGGTAGAACATGATGGCAGGTTCCTCttatccaaaaataaaatatttggttttggCTTCTATACCGGCCTGGATCCTCAAAGTTTTGTCCTGGTTATCATTCATCTTCAAACCTCCCAAGTTGTTTGGACTGCTAATAGAGGGGGCTTGTTGGTTGACAAATCTGATAagtttgtgtttgatgataaTGGGAATGTTTATTTGGAAAGAAAAGATAAGGTTGCTTGGGCGACAAACACAACTGGGAAAAGGGCTACAGCGATGGAATTGCTGGACTCAGGTAACTTGGTACTTCATGGGGACAATGGAAGAACTCTTTGGCAGAGTTTTAGCTATCCCACCGATACCCTTTTATCTAACCAGGAGTTTGTGGAAGGAATGAGCCTTAAAAGTTTTCCCAGAAATTGTAAGAGTGACTATCTTGAATTTAAGTCTGGGGATTTGGTCTTGTACACGGGGTTTCAGACTCCACAAACCTATTGGTCCTTGTTAGACGAAATCCAGAAATTGAGTAAAAATTTCACTGGCAAGGTTCATTCTGCACGTTTAGTATTCAACTCATGGAATTTTTATGATCAAAATAAAGTCTTGCTATGGCAGTTTAACTTCTCTCAAAATTCTGATGTGAACGTGACATGGGCTGCCAAATTAGGAGCAGATGGAGCAATTGTGTTCTATAATCTTCGTCGGAGTAGAGTGATTGCTGAGGCAACAAAGATACCACAAAATCCCTGCGACATTCCTGATTATTGTCCCCCGTTGATGGTGTGCTATTTTGAAACTGTGTGTCAATGTCCTAAACATCTTCGTGTCCAAAACGACTGCAGACAACCAGTTGTCTCACACTGTGGTTCAGTAGATCTACTCTATGTTGGTCAGAGGCTCGATTATTCTGTGCTTCAGTTTGTCAAACCCTATTTGAATTCCGATATAGATGCTTGCAAGAAAGCTTGCCTTGGAAACTGCTCTTGTGCTGCACTGTTCTTTGAAAACAGTACTGGGAAGTGCTTTTTGTTTGACCACATAGCAGGTCTGAAGCGTGCTGAGCTGGGTTCTAGTGGTTTTGTTTCATATGTGAAGGTCTCAAAGAATGAAAATGGTGCCAATAATAGGCATGTTATAATTATTGTGATAATAGTAGTAGCAACAATCCTGGTTATTGCTGGTCTACTTTATGTGGGATTCTGTTATTACCGCAAACAGAAGCAATTGCTGGAATGTGCTCAAGAAAACTTGGAGGAGGATAATTTCCTGGACAGTTTTTCAGGGATGCCTGTTCGTTATTCTTATGGTGAACTTTGTAAGGCAACTAAAGACTTCTCTACAAAGGTTGGCCAAGGAGGATTTGGCTCAGTCTACCGAGGTGTCATGCCAGATGGCACTCCATTGGCTGTTAAAAAATTGGAGGGAATAGGACAAGGAAAAAAGGAGTTCAGAGCTGAAGTCAGAATCATTGGAAGTATCCATCATGTGCACCTGGTCAAGCTCAAAGGCTTCTGCTCTGAGGGTGTTCACCGGCTTCTTGTTTATGAGTTCATGGGCAAAGGATCTCTAgataaatggatattcaagAACAGTgaagaaagtaatattttggATTGGGATACAAGATTCAATATTGCACTGGGTACAGCAAAGGGATTGGCTTATCTCCATGAGGAATGTGAATTGAAGATCGTGCACTGTGACATAAAACCTGAAAATGTTCTTCTTGATGATCATTTCAATGCCAAAGTTTCAGATTTTGGCTTGGCTAAGCTTATGAGCCGTGAAGAAAGCCTGGTATATACAACACTAAGAGGTACAAGGGGATACCTTGCACCAGAGTGGATCACCAACAACCCTATATCAGAGAAGAGTGATGTATACAGCTATGGTATGGTCTTGCTTGAGATCATCGGGGGTAGGAAGAGTTATGATCCTGGGGAAATTTCTGAGAAAGCTTATTTACCTGCTTTTGCCTTCAAGACGTTGGAAGAAGGAAATCTGAAAGAAATCCTTGATCCTAAGCTAGATGTTaatggaaatgatgaaagGTTTGTCACTGCGATAAAAGTTGCATTATGGTGTATACAAGAAGAAATGCGTTTAAGACCACCAATGACTAAAGTAGTTCAGATGCTTGAAGGTCTCTGTGATGTACCACAGCCCCCACTCTCCTCGCTTCCAGGTGTTCGGGCTTACTCAGGTTGTCTTAAGTGGAGCAGTGACGGGTGTTCTTCGTCAGGACAAACAGAGTACAATAGTGATGCATATTTGTCTGACGTTCGACTATCAGGTCCACGGTGA